A single window of Populus nigra chromosome 17, ddPopNigr1.1, whole genome shotgun sequence DNA harbors:
- the LOC133676776 gene encoding lipid phosphate phosphatase delta-like yields MESIALWQGLTVCGIVSWIFISSCLNVTQKLRNLVQPWVSHHVITGTPIILQIQKYQHGFLDALFSGLSCVVSVPFYTAFLPLLFWSGHGKLARQMTLLMAFCDYAGNCIKDVVSAPRPSCPPVKRMTATKDEEENALEYGLPSSHTLNTICLSGYLLHYVLSYTQNQDASLKFAGFAIFCLIVCLTGLGRIYLGMHSVIDITAGLAIGFAILAFWLSVHDYVDSFIVSGQNVMTFWGVLSFLLLFAYPTPELPTPSFEFHAAFTGVAFGIVAGVQQTYHQFHHEAVPHIFTPQLTIPAFFGRVLVGLPTILVVKYCSKALAKWILPVVSNTLGIPIKSTSYIPKLNGSVTGKKSEKNKPTGYAMKLFFFSSQDTFDVDTGIRFLQYAGLAWSVVDLVPSLFSYLRL; encoded by the exons ATGGAGAGCATAGCATTATGGCAAGGTTTGACAGTTTGTGGAATTGTTTCATGGATTTTTATATCGTCATGTCTTAATGTCACTCAAAAACTTAGAAATTTGGTCCAACCTTGGGTTTCTCACCATGTCATCACTGGAACTCCTATCATTCTCCAGATCCAG AAATACCAGCATGGATTTTTGGATGCTTTATTCTCTGGATTGTCCTGTGTTGTTTCTGTGCCTTTCTACACTGCTTTTCTTCCTTTGCTCTTCTGG AGTGGACATGGCAAATTGGCTAGGCAAATGACCCTATTAATGGCGTTCTGTGATTATGCAGGAAACTGCATCAAG GATGTGGTATCAGCTCCTAGACCCAGTTGTCCTCCTGTTAAGAGAATGACTGCCACGAAAGATGAGGAGGAGAATGCTTTGGAATATGGATTGCCTTCTTCCCACACTCTTAACACAATTTGTTTATCTGG ATACCTATTGCACTATGTCCTATCCTATACCCAAAATCAAGATGCCTCCTTGAAATTTGCGGGATTTGCCATCTTTTGCTTGATTGTCTGCCTCACTGGTTTGG GAAGAATTTACCTCGGAATGCACAGTGTAATCGATATCACAGCTGGTCTTGCCATTGGTTTTGCAATCCTTGCATTTTGGCTATCTGTCCATGATTATGTCGACAGTTTCATAGTCTCAGGACAAAATG TTATGACCTTCTGGGGGGTCCTAAGTTTTTTATTGCTGTTTGCTTATCCGACTCCAGAACTTCCAACTCCAAGCTTTGAGTTCCATGCAGCCTTCACTGGTGTTGCATTTGGAATA GTGGCTGGCGTCCAGCAAACCTACCACCAGTTCCACCATGAAGCAGTGCCGCACATATTTACACCGCAACTCACCATCCCAGCTTTTTTTGGAAGAGTGCTCGTGGGCTTGCCAACAATACTCGTAGTGAAGTACTGCAGCAAGGCCCTGGCTAAATGGATCCTTCCTGTCGTCTCAAACACCTTGGGCATCCCTATAAAATCAACCAGCTACATCCCCAAGCTAAATGGATCGGTTACTGGGAAGAAATCGGAAAAGAATAAGCCGACAGGTTATGCTATgaagcttttcttcttctcatctCAGGACACATTTGACGTGGACACAGGTATTAGATTCCTCCAATACGCGGGCCTCGCTTGGTCCGTGGTGGATCTTGTTCCCTCTCTCTTCTCGTATCTGAGGTTGTAA
- the LOC133676777 gene encoding serine/threonine-protein phosphatase PP2A-4 catalytic subunit-like: MGTNSLSFESITDLDQQIEQLMQCKPLSEPQVRALCEKAKEILMQESNVQPVKSPVTICGDIHGQFHDLAELFRIGGKCPDTNYLFMGDYVDRGYYSVETVTLLVALKVRYHQRITILRGNHESRQITQVYGFYDECLRKYGNANVWKIFTDLFDYFPLTALVESEIFCLHGGLSPTIETLDNIRNFDRVQEVPHEGAMCDLLWSDPDDRCGWGISPRGAGYTFGQDISEQFNHTNSLKLIARAHQLVMDGFNWAHEQKVVTIFSAPNYCYRCGNMASILEVDDCNGHTFIQFEPAPRRGEPDVTRRTPDYFL, encoded by the exons ATGGGGACGAATTCGTTATCTTTTGAATCAATCACCGATCTTGATCAACAGATCGAGCAACTCATGCAGTGCAAGCCTCTCTCTGAACCTCAG GTTAGGGCATTATGCGAGAAAGCTAAGGAGATACTAATGCAAGAAAGCAATGTTCAG CCTGTGAAAAGCCCTGTGACAATATGTGGCGATATTCATGGGCAGTTTCATGATCTTGCAGAACTTTTTCGGATTGGAGGGAAG TGTCCTGATACCAATTACTTGTTTATGGGGGATTACGTGGACCGTGGCTATTATTCTGTTGAAACTGTGACG CTCTTGGTGGCATTGAAAGTGCGCTATCACCAGAGGATTACCATTCTTAGAGGAAACCATGAAAGTCGTCAG ATTACTCAGGTTTATGGGTTTTATGATGAATGTCTACGAAA GTATGGTAACGCTAATGTTTGGAAGATCTTCACGGACCTTTTTGACTATTTTCCATTGACTGCTTTG gtcGAGTctgaaatattttgtttacaTGGTGGATTGTCCCCAACCATAGAGACCCTTGATAACATAAGGAACTTTGATCGTGTTCAAGAAGTTCCTCATGAAGGAGCCATGTGTGATCTGTTGTGGTCTGATCCAGATGACAGATGTGGTTGGGGTATATCACCTCGTGGTGCTGGATATACCTTTGGCCAG GATATATCTGAGCAATTTAATCATACAAACAGCTTGAAGTTGATTGCTAGAGCACACCAGCTTGTCATGGACGGATTTAATTGGGCCCAT GAACAAAAGGTGGTTACCATATTTAGCGCACCTAATTATTGTTACCGCTGTGGAAACATGGCCTCCATATTGGAAGTCGATGACTGCAACGGGCACACATTCATCCAG TTTGAGCCAGCTCCCAGGAGGGGAGAACCTGACGTCACCCGTAGAACACCTGACTACTTTCTGTAA